A single Pan troglodytes isolate AG18354 chromosome 19, NHGRI_mPanTro3-v2.0_pri, whole genome shotgun sequence DNA region contains:
- the LOC134808929 gene encoding ubiquitin carboxyl-terminal hydrolase 32-like: MVAIDIEEYKSGEGGSRVIKNSKTDIPELELFPRYLLFLRQQPATRTQQSNIWVNMGMMSLRMFPQHLPRGNVPSPNAPLKRVLAYTGCFSRMQTIKEIHEYLSQRLRIKEEDMRLWLYNSENYLTLLDDEDHKLEYLKIQDEQHLVIEVRNKDMSWPEEMSLIANSSKIDRHKVPTEKGATGLSNLGNTCFMNSSIQCVSNTQPLTQYFISGRHLYELNRTNPIGMKGHMAKCYGDLVQELWSGTQKNVAPLKLRWTIAKYAPRFNGFQQQDSQELLAFLLDGLHEDLNRVHEKPYVELKDSDGRPDWEVAAEAWDNQLRRNRSIVVDLFHGQLRSQVKCKTCGHISVRFDPFNFLSLPLPMDSYMQLEITVIKLDGTTPVRYGLRLNMDEKYTGLKKQLSDLCGLNSEQILLAEVHGSNIKNFPQDNQKVRLSVSGFLCAFEIPVPASPISASSPTQTDFSSSPSTNGMFTLTTNGDLPRPIFIPNGMPNTVVPCGTEKNFTNGMVNGHMPSLPDSPFTGYIIAVHRKMVS, translated from the exons ATGGTAGCAATAGACATTGAGGAATACAAGAGCGGGGAGGGTGGAAGTAGG gttatCAAGAACAGCAAGACAGACATCCCAGAGCTGGAATTATTTCCCCGCTATCTTCTCTTCCTGAGACAGCAGCCTGCCACTCGGACACAGCAGTCTAACATCTGGGTGAATATGGGTATGATGAGCCTGAGAATGTTTCCTCAGCATTTACCGAGAG GAAATGTACCTTCTCCGAATGCACCTTTAAAGCGGGTATTAGCCTATACAGGCTGTTTTAGTCGAATGCAGACCATCAAGGAAATTCACGAATATCTATCTCAAAGGCTGCGCATTAAAGAGGAAGATATGCGCCTGTGGCTATACAACAGTGAG AACTACCTTACTCTTCTGGATGATGAGGATCATAAATTGGAATATTTGAAAATCCAGGATGAACAACACCTGGTAATTGAAG TTCGCAACAAAGATATGAGTTGGCCTGAGGAGATGTCTTTAATAGCAAATAGTAGTAAAATAGATAGACACAAGG TTCCCACAGAAAAGGGAGCCACAGGTCTAAGCAACCTGGGAAACACATGCTTCATGAACTCAAGCATCCAGTGTGTTAGTAACACACAGCCACTGACACAGTATTTTATCTCAGGGAGACATCTTTATGAACTCAACAG GACAAATCCCATTGGTATGAAGGGGCATATGGCTAAATGCTATGGTGATTTAGTGCAGGAACTTTGGAGTGGAACTCAGAAGAATGTTGCCCCATTAAAGCTTCGG TGGACCATAGCAAAATATGCTCCCAGGTTTAACGGGTTTCAGCAACAAGACTCCCAAGAACTTCTGGCTTTTCTCTTGGATGGTCTTCATGAAGATCTTAATCGAGTCCATGAAAAGCCATATGTGGAACTGAAGGACAGTGATGGGCGACCAGACTGGGAAGTAGCTGCAGAG GCCTGGGACAACCAACTAAGAAGAAATAGATCAATTGTTGTGGATTTGTTCCATGGGCAGCTAAGATCTCAAGTAAAATGCAAGACATGTGGGCATATAAGTGTCCGATTTGACCCTTTCAATTTTTTGTCTTTGCCACTACCAATGGACAGTTATATGCAATTAGAAATAACAG TGATTAAGTTAGATGGTACTACCCCTGTACGGTATGGACTAAGACTGAATATGGATGAAAAGTACACAGGTTTAAAAAAACAGCTGAGTGATCTCTGTGGACTTAATTCAGAACAAATCCTTCTAGCAGAAGTACATGGTTCCAACATAAAG AACTTTCCTCAGGACAACCAAAAAGTACGACTCTCAGTGAGTGGATTTTTGTGTGCATTTGAAATTCCTGTCCCTGCGTCTCCAATTTCAGCTTCTAGTCCAACACAGACAG atttctCCTCTTCGCCATCTACAAATGGAATGTTCACCCTTACTACCAATGGGGACCTACCCCGACCAATATTCATCCCCAATGGAATGCCAAACACTGTtgtgccatgtggaactgagaagAACTTCACAAATGGAATGGTTAATGGTCACATGCCATCTCTTCCTGACAGCCCCTTTACAGGTTACATCATTGCAGTCCACCGAAAAATGGTTAGTTAA